A region of Asticcacaulis excentricus DNA encodes the following proteins:
- a CDS encoding RsmB/NOP family class I SAM-dependent RNA methyltransferase encodes MSQNSGRPSGKPSRAPAAKPRPSARPSRPKPDASESMENDIGIAARVAAITLIEAALEKRSGFDEAAASADFLKLSETERAFARALALLVLRRLGQLDHVIHKKTQKMPPEAVRQLLRIGMAQIFFMQVPDFAAVSTTVKIAERENKTRPFKGLINAILRGLIRDGKLSDVNPKRLVPDWLWQRWVQTYGEDTAASMASVLTEEPATDLSFRNAAERDALAEALQGEAVGPVNLRSSLRGDLRQWADYEAGKWWVQDIAAATPVNLLGDLNGKTALDVCAAPGGKTLQLIAKGAQTVAIDRSKNRLKRVEDNLSRIGMSAEIHNADASTFDDPRVFDVVLVDAPCSATGTYRRQPDVLWATRPADVAKLADVQHRLLDALAPRVKLGGDFLYCTCSLEREEGETQILAFLRRNKDFTLVKHTADQHPDIPAASFAPEGWLRLLPHQRKGGQDGFFVAHLKRNPA; translated from the coding sequence ATGTCCCAAAATTCCGGCCGCCCCTCTGGCAAGCCCTCTCGCGCTCCTGCCGCAAAGCCCCGGCCTTCCGCCCGCCCCAGCCGTCCGAAGCCGGACGCTTCGGAAAGCATGGAAAATGACATCGGCATCGCGGCGCGCGTGGCGGCCATTACCCTGATCGAAGCGGCGCTTGAAAAGCGCAGCGGCTTTGATGAGGCGGCGGCCAGCGCTGACTTCCTAAAACTGTCGGAAACCGAACGCGCCTTTGCCCGCGCCTTGGCGCTGCTGGTCCTGCGCCGTCTGGGGCAGCTTGATCACGTCATCCACAAAAAGACGCAGAAGATGCCCCCCGAAGCCGTGCGTCAGCTTCTGCGCATCGGCATGGCGCAAATCTTCTTTATGCAGGTGCCCGACTTCGCCGCCGTTTCGACCACGGTGAAAATCGCCGAGCGTGAAAACAAGACCCGCCCGTTCAAAGGGCTGATCAATGCCATCCTGCGTGGCCTGATCCGCGACGGCAAGCTGTCCGACGTCAATCCGAAGCGCCTCGTACCCGACTGGCTATGGCAGCGCTGGGTGCAGACCTATGGCGAAGACACTGCGGCGAGCATGGCCAGCGTCCTGACCGAGGAACCGGCCACCGACCTCAGCTTCCGCAATGCCGCCGAACGTGATGCGCTGGCTGAGGCCCTGCAAGGCGAAGCCGTAGGCCCGGTTAATCTGCGCTCAAGCCTGCGCGGTGATCTGCGTCAGTGGGCAGACTACGAGGCGGGGAAGTGGTGGGTGCAGGACATTGCGGCGGCCACCCCGGTCAATCTGCTGGGGGATCTTAACGGCAAAACCGCACTCGATGTCTGCGCCGCGCCGGGCGGCAAGACGCTGCAACTGATCGCCAAGGGCGCGCAGACCGTCGCCATTGACCGCTCCAAGAACCGCCTCAAGCGCGTCGAGGACAATCTGTCGCGCATAGGCATGAGCGCCGAAATCCACAATGCCGACGCCTCGACCTTTGATGACCCGCGTGTCTTCGACGTGGTGCTGGTCGATGCGCCCTGTTCGGCCACCGGCACCTATCGCCGTCAGCCGGACGTGCTGTGGGCCACCCGCCCCGCCGATGTCGCCAAGCTGGCCGATGTTCAGCACCGCCTGCTCGATGCACTGGCCCCCCGCGTCAAACTCGGCGGCGATTTCCTCTACTGCACCTGCTCGCTGGAGCGCGAAGAGGGCGAAACCCAGATTCTGGCCTTCCTGCGCCGGAACAAGGACTTCACTCTGGTCAAGCACACAGCCGATCAGCACCCGGACATACCCGCCGCCTCATTTGCGCCCGAAGGCTGGTTGAGATTGCTGCCGCATCAGCGTAAGGGAGGGCAGGACGGGTTCTTCGTCGCGCACCTGAAACGCAACCCCGCTTAA
- the htpX gene encoding zinc metalloprotease HtpX has translation MNPFKTFMLLAGMTALFGAIGLAIGGPAGMLIALGLALAMNAFAYWNSDKMVLKAYRAEPVDPTTATGLIRTYYDDIAEMSHRAGLPMPAVYIIHNDQPNAFATGRNPQNAAVAATTGLLRMLDRSEIRGVMAHELAHVKNRDTLIMTVTATLAGAIASIANFAMFFGGSNDDEDGINPIAAILMAIVAPLAAMLVQMAISRVREYEADRVGAELCGDPESLARALHKIEQYAHGIPNHEAERNPASAHMFIINPLSGKRMDNLFSTHPATDNRVRALMELGVRMGNRRGGMTSVPTT, from the coding sequence ATGAACCCGTTCAAGACCTTCATGCTTCTGGCGGGTATGACCGCGCTGTTTGGCGCGATCGGACTGGCGATTGGCGGGCCTGCGGGTATGCTGATCGCGCTTGGTCTGGCCCTGGCCATGAATGCGTTTGCCTACTGGAACTCCGACAAGATGGTGTTGAAGGCCTACCGGGCCGAACCCGTCGATCCCACCACCGCTACCGGCCTGATCCGTACCTATTACGATGATATCGCCGAAATGAGTCACCGTGCGGGCTTGCCCATGCCAGCCGTCTATATCATCCATAATGATCAGCCCAACGCCTTCGCCACCGGACGCAATCCGCAAAACGCTGCCGTCGCCGCCACGACCGGCCTGTTGCGCATGTTGGACCGCAGCGAGATCAGAGGCGTCATGGCGCACGAACTGGCGCACGTGAAAAACCGCGACACCCTGATCATGACGGTGACGGCGACTCTGGCCGGTGCCATTGCGTCTATCGCCAACTTCGCCATGTTCTTTGGCGGCAGCAATGACGACGAAGACGGTATCAACCCGATTGCCGCCATCCTGATGGCCATTGTCGCGCCTCTGGCCGCCATGCTGGTGCAGATGGCCATTTCGCGGGTCCGCGAATACGAGGCTGATCGTGTGGGTGCCGAACTGTGCGGTGATCCGGAAAGCCTTGCCCGCGCCCTGCACAAGATCGAGCAGTACGCCCACGGCATCCCGAACCACGAGGCCGAGCGCAACCCGGCATCGGCGCACATGTTCATCATCAACCCACTGTCGGGCAAGCGGATGGACAATCTCTTCTCAACCCACCCGGCGACGGACAACCGCGTCAGGGCCCTGATGGAACTGGGCGTGCGGATGGGCAATCGCCGAGGCGGCATGACCAGCGTGCCGACGACCTAA
- a CDS encoding DUF1674 domain-containing protein gives MSSEKNDETTSQSIDDAKKEVVPERILTPAAQRALAEAAQRRAQAEKETAERPYEEGGPAGLEPTRFGDWERKGIVSDF, from the coding sequence ATGTCATCTGAAAAAAACGACGAAACGACTTCGCAATCGATTGATGATGCTAAAAAAGAGGTGGTGCCGGAGCGTATTTTGACCCCGGCGGCGCAACGCGCTCTGGCCGAAGCGGCGCAACGTCGCGCACAGGCCGAAAAGGAGACGGCTGAGCGGCCTTACGAAGAGGGCGGGCCAGCGGGTCTCGAACCCACGCGCTTTGGCGACTGGGAACGCAAGGGCATCGTCAGCGATTTTTAG
- a CDS encoding IS110 family transposase, protein MNDITIGADISKDHIDLHSLPDGQTLRVSNDRKGFATIVRWITEKGVARIVYEPTGPYHKAFEQFMMAQGLPLSKVNPRLARRFCEATGRLAKTDRIDAELLARYGQLLEPRTLKANPQIHNDLKELHAARLALIKDRTATKNRANNLTSPLLKRHNADRLAQVERQLKAVDHAIMTMIGADASLSARFDILVSIPGVSQITAFTLLIEMPELGQLDEKAAAALSGLAPMTRQSGRWNGRAFIAGGRAIVRQALYMPALVACRFNPNLKAKYHQLKAAGKPPKVAITAVMRKLIILANALLRNKRKWTPKSA, encoded by the coding sequence ATGAACGATATTACCATCGGTGCAGACATCTCGAAAGACCATATCGACCTGCACAGTCTGCCAGACGGTCAAACCCTGAGGGTCAGTAATGACCGCAAGGGATTTGCCACCATTGTCAGGTGGATCACCGAAAAGGGCGTGGCGCGGATTGTCTATGAACCGACAGGCCCCTACCACAAGGCCTTCGAGCAGTTCATGATGGCGCAAGGATTGCCGCTCTCCAAAGTCAATCCGCGCCTTGCCCGTCGCTTCTGTGAAGCCACAGGCAGGCTGGCCAAGACAGACCGGATCGACGCTGAATTGCTGGCCCGTTACGGCCAGTTGCTTGAACCACGCACTCTGAAAGCCAACCCTCAAATCCACAATGATCTGAAAGAGTTACACGCCGCACGGCTGGCCCTGATCAAGGACAGGACCGCCACAAAAAACAGGGCCAACAACCTTACAAGCCCGCTCTTGAAGAGACACAATGCCGACAGGCTCGCTCAGGTCGAGCGCCAGCTCAAGGCCGTGGACCACGCCATCATGACAATGATCGGCGCAGATGCCTCCCTGAGCGCCAGGTTCGACATCCTCGTCTCGATACCTGGCGTGTCGCAGATCACGGCCTTTACGCTCCTTATCGAGATGCCGGAACTCGGTCAACTCGATGAGAAGGCTGCCGCCGCACTCTCCGGACTGGCCCCCATGACCCGCCAGTCCGGACGATGGAACGGACGCGCTTTCATCGCCGGCGGCAGGGCCATCGTCCGCCAAGCCCTCTACATGCCTGCTCTCGTCGCCTGCCGTTTCAACCCCAATCTCAAGGCCAAATACCACCAACTCAAAGCCGCAGGAAAACCACCAAAAGTCGCCATCACTGCCGTCATGCGAAAGCTCATCATCCTCGCTAACGCACTCCTGCGGAATAAGCGAAAATGGACACCAAAATCCGCTTGA
- the pyrF gene encoding orotidine-5'-phosphate decarboxylase gives MPADPRIIVALDEPDLASARHLVEALGDHVSYYKIGLTLLGQGGLSLTEELGARGKQVFQDWKLHDIGAQVEGAAEAISRGACDMLTVHAEPQVMKAAVRGRQGHTKLLGVTVMTTLKQDDLDEMGYGMALEDLVKRRVDQAVEAGMDGVVASPHEAAMIRARVPADFLIVTPGVRPAWADANDQKRIATPADAIRNGATHMVIGRPITRAPDPVVAVQAILAELQG, from the coding sequence CTGCCCGCCGATCCCCGTATCATCGTTGCTCTCGATGAGCCCGATCTTGCGTCTGCCCGCCATCTGGTTGAGGCGCTGGGCGATCACGTCAGTTATTACAAGATCGGCCTGACACTTTTGGGACAGGGCGGTCTGTCTCTGACCGAAGAACTGGGGGCGCGCGGCAAGCAGGTGTTTCAGGACTGGAAGCTGCACGACATTGGCGCTCAGGTCGAAGGCGCCGCTGAGGCCATTTCGCGCGGGGCCTGCGATATGCTGACTGTCCATGCGGAGCCGCAGGTGATGAAGGCCGCCGTGCGCGGCCGTCAGGGCCACACCAAGCTGCTGGGCGTCACGGTTATGACGACGTTGAAGCAGGACGATCTCGATGAGATGGGCTATGGCATGGCGCTGGAAGATCTGGTCAAACGCCGGGTGGATCAGGCGGTCGAAGCCGGTATGGACGGCGTGGTCGCCAGTCCGCACGAAGCGGCCATGATCCGCGCCCGCGTTCCGGCCGACTTCCTGATTGTCACCCCCGGCGTGCGCCCGGCTTGGGCCGATGCCAACGATCAGAAGCGTATCGCCACGCCGGCCGATGCCATCCGCAATGGCGCCACGCATATGGTCATCGGTCGCCCGATCACCCGCGCCCCCGACCCCGTGGTGGCAGTGCAGGCCATTCTGGCGGAATTGCAGGGGTAA
- a CDS encoding MarC family protein, giving the protein MSGGSLGLVELYVNFFITLFALLDPIGNVPIFAAATRTQSESARRWLVVYISAFAALFLSFFFFTGLALLQFFGISMDAFRIAGGILLFLLGLDMTRGDFLAMFEETESLTEDTVDAHGAPIRGRDRAKKTFEKFVVPFAIPLLIGPGAISTVIIQAGEAQKYGITGMAVGLGAIVTTSLAVLLTFLFTGHISKMLGRVGMVVVIRVLGLILCALSVQIIISAISTVTHDIIVPAAAHPYSGS; this is encoded by the coding sequence ATGTCGGGTGGCTCCTTGGGTCTCGTTGAGCTTTATGTGAACTTCTTCATCACCCTGTTCGCCCTGCTCGATCCCATCGGCAATGTACCGATCTTTGCGGCGGCCACGCGCACGCAGTCGGAATCGGCGCGGCGCTGGTTGGTGGTCTATATCTCGGCCTTTGCCGCCCTGTTCCTCAGCTTCTTCTTCTTTACCGGGCTGGCCCTGCTTCAGTTCTTTGGCATTTCGATGGACGCCTTCCGCATCGCCGGCGGCATCCTGCTGTTTCTGCTGGGGCTCGACATGACGCGCGGCGATTTTCTGGCCATGTTCGAAGAGACCGAATCCCTGACCGAAGATACGGTCGATGCCCACGGCGCGCCTATCCGTGGCCGCGATCGCGCCAAAAAGACCTTTGAAAAGTTTGTCGTGCCCTTTGCCATCCCGCTGCTGATCGGGCCGGGGGCCATCTCGACCGTCATCATTCAGGCAGGTGAGGCGCAGAAATACGGCATTACGGGTATGGCGGTCGGCCTTGGGGCCATCGTCACCACCTCGCTGGCGGTGCTACTGACCTTCCTGTTTACGGGTCATATTTCCAAGATGCTCGGTCGCGTCGGCATGGTGGTGGTCATCCGCGTGCTGGGGCTGATCCTGTGTGCCCTGTCGGTGCAGATCATCATTTCAGCCATTTCGACCGTCACGCACGACATCATCGTCCCGGCGGCCGCGCACCCCTATAGCGGGTCTTAG
- a CDS encoding SDR family NAD(P)-dependent oxidoreductase — protein sequence MMRRLALITGATSGIGLAFARVYASHGWDVVVTGRRQERLEKLVEEIRLRFGVEAYFVVTDLSEAGAPQKLIDYVTSLGRKVDGLVNNAGYGLPEGFIGNAFSSHEAFLRVLMHTPTELAYLVLPGMIEQKFGRIVNVSSLASYLPASPGDTLYAPVKAYLTRFSQGLHLEARDHGVHVSALCPGYTYSEFHDVTGSRERISQATPEWMWMGADEVAREGYQAAEANRAICVPGAPNKFLSALLKMIPDDWALELISNHLRKIVR from the coding sequence CTGATGCGCAGACTGGCCCTCATTACCGGCGCAACTTCGGGCATTGGCTTGGCCTTCGCCCGCGTCTATGCCAGCCACGGCTGGGACGTGGTGGTGACGGGCCGCCGTCAGGAGCGGCTGGAAAAGCTGGTCGAGGAAATCCGCCTGCGCTTCGGCGTCGAAGCCTATTTCGTCGTGACCGACCTGTCCGAAGCCGGCGCGCCGCAAAAGCTGATCGATTATGTAACGTCTCTGGGGCGCAAGGTCGATGGGCTGGTCAACAATGCCGGTTATGGCCTGCCCGAAGGCTTTATCGGCAACGCCTTTTCGTCGCATGAAGCGTTTTTGCGAGTACTGATGCACACGCCGACCGAGCTGGCCTATCTGGTCCTGCCCGGCATGATCGAGCAGAAGTTCGGGCGCATCGTCAATGTGTCCTCGCTCGCCTCCTACCTGCCCGCCTCACCGGGCGACACCCTCTATGCGCCGGTCAAAGCCTATCTGACGCGATTTTCGCAAGGCCTGCACCTTGAGGCGCGCGACCACGGTGTCCACGTCAGCGCGCTCTGCCCCGGCTACACCTATTCGGAATTCCATGACGTCACGGGCTCGCGTGAGCGCATCAGTCAGGCGACGCCGGAATGGATGTGGATGGGCGCTGATGAGGTGGCCCGCGAAGGCTATCAGGCCGCCGAAGCCAATCGCGCCATCTGCGTGCCAGGCGCGCCAAACAAGTTCCTGTCGGCACTGTTGAAGATGATCCCCGACGACTGGGCACTGGAGCTGATCTCCAACCACCTGCGCAAGATCGTGCGCTAG
- a CDS encoding Rrf2 family transcriptional regulator, which translates to MSDSQRFPVAAHTLAYLAHKGAYSREQAVSSSVLAASIPTNPVVIRRMTTQLAKAGLVDTCSGVSGGTWLLKPAETIPLDQVLHAVHGCAHLGSAPPGADGCPVGQAIPKAVLSAMKAANAAATETLSKITVADLIRNI; encoded by the coding sequence ATGTCCGACAGTCAGAGATTTCCCGTCGCCGCGCATACCCTGGCCTATCTGGCTCACAAAGGGGCCTATTCGCGCGAACAGGCGGTATCTTCGTCTGTGCTGGCGGCCTCCATCCCGACCAACCCGGTGGTTATCCGTCGCATGACCACGCAACTGGCCAAGGCCGGTCTGGTCGATACCTGCTCAGGTGTCTCCGGCGGTACGTGGCTGCTCAAACCCGCCGAAACCATCCCGCTGGATCAGGTGCTGCACGCCGTGCACGGCTGCGCCCATCTGGGCTCGGCCCCGCCGGGGGCCGATGGCTGCCCCGTCGGTCAGGCCATCCCCAAGGCCGTCCTGAGCGCCATGAAAGCGGCCAATGCGGCAGCCACCGAAACCCTTTCGAAAATAACCGTCGCCGACCTTATCCGGAATATCTGA
- a CDS encoding potassium transporter Kup: protein MIGDTPPEASPSPDASVSTGDKPGADVASAHKPSQPQSTEGHAKHAGFWALALGSIGVVFGDIGTSPLYAFKEALHAAAGDGVTRPEILGVVSLALWALILVVTVKYVMFIMRADNKGEGGVLSLMALAQQAIGKRTAVVFTLGVIGAALFYGDAIITPAISVLSAVEGLRTIDNIAPSITNEVVMFIALIMLIGLFLIQSHGTERVGQLFGPICTVWFAVMFALGAFNLGAHPDIIAAFSPWYAVKFLLEHGMAGFLVLGAVFLTVTGAEALTADMGHFGRWPIQAAWQFFVLPCLMMNYLGQGALALSVLEASQAAGKPFPEMNWFFELAPEVLRLPLVLLAGMATVIASQAVITGAFSLTQQAIQLGLLPRLNVKRTSETQEGQIYVPQLNTMLLVGVIVVMLTFQTSSALAHAYGLAVTGTMVVTTLMAAIVMRQMWKWDWPRVLAFIIPFMILDLAFLSANALRFFTGGWLPVLIGAALFTIMATWVRGSQILFDKSRRDSVLLTDLIDMLKARPPHRVPGTAIFLTSDSEVAPVALMHNLKHNKILHEKNIILTVDTRNIPRVHESERITIEKLDEDFKRVTVHYGFMESPNLPKAMGICRKQGLKFDIMATSFFLGRRSVVASATSGMPLWQDRLFIFLMRNATNPTEFFHIPPGRVVELGTQVSV from the coding sequence ATGATCGGGGATACCCCTCCCGAAGCCAGTCCCTCCCCGGACGCTTCGGTCTCCACCGGCGACAAGCCCGGAGCGGACGTTGCGTCCGCGCACAAACCCTCACAACCGCAGTCCACCGAAGGCCACGCCAAACACGCGGGCTTCTGGGCGTTGGCTCTGGGGTCCATCGGCGTGGTTTTTGGCGACATCGGCACTTCGCCGCTCTACGCCTTCAAGGAGGCCCTGCACGCCGCGGCGGGTGATGGCGTGACGCGTCCGGAAATTCTCGGTGTCGTATCGCTGGCGCTGTGGGCGCTGATTCTCGTCGTGACCGTGAAGTACGTCATGTTTATCATGCGCGCCGACAACAAGGGCGAAGGCGGCGTTTTGTCGCTGATGGCGCTGGCACAGCAAGCCATAGGCAAACGGACGGCGGTCGTCTTCACCCTTGGTGTGATCGGTGCGGCGCTGTTTTACGGTGACGCCATAATTACCCCGGCCATATCAGTCTTGTCGGCGGTTGAAGGGTTGCGCACCATCGATAATATTGCGCCGTCTATCACGAACGAAGTGGTGATGTTCATTGCCCTGATCATGCTGATTGGGCTTTTCCTGATCCAAAGCCATGGCACGGAAAGAGTTGGACAGCTTTTTGGTCCTATCTGCACGGTGTGGTTCGCCGTCATGTTTGCACTTGGGGCGTTCAATCTTGGGGCTCATCCCGATATTATTGCGGCCTTCAGTCCGTGGTACGCTGTCAAGTTCCTGCTGGAACATGGCATGGCCGGTTTTCTGGTCCTTGGGGCGGTTTTTCTGACGGTCACCGGGGCCGAGGCCTTGACTGCCGATATGGGCCATTTCGGTCGCTGGCCTATTCAGGCCGCGTGGCAATTCTTCGTTTTGCCGTGTTTGATGATGAATTATCTGGGGCAGGGTGCCTTGGCACTTAGCGTTCTGGAAGCCTCTCAGGCAGCCGGTAAGCCCTTTCCGGAGATGAACTGGTTCTTTGAACTGGCTCCGGAGGTCCTGCGTCTGCCGCTGGTGCTGCTGGCCGGGATGGCGACGGTCATTGCGTCGCAGGCGGTTATTACCGGAGCCTTCTCGCTGACCCAGCAGGCCATTCAGTTGGGCCTCCTGCCGCGCCTGAACGTCAAGCGGACGTCGGAAACGCAGGAAGGTCAGATCTACGTGCCTCAGCTCAACACCATGCTTCTGGTGGGCGTTATCGTAGTCATGCTGACCTTCCAGACCTCATCGGCTCTGGCCCACGCCTATGGCTTGGCGGTTACGGGGACTATGGTTGTTACGACACTGATGGCGGCTATTGTGATGCGTCAGATGTGGAAATGGGACTGGCCGCGCGTTCTGGCCTTCATTATTCCGTTTATGATCCTTGATCTCGCTTTCCTGAGCGCCAATGCGTTGCGTTTTTTCACCGGCGGCTGGCTGCCGGTGCTGATCGGGGCGGCGTTGTTCACCATCATGGCCACCTGGGTGCGGGGTTCCCAGATATTGTTCGACAAGTCCCGCCGCGACAGCGTCCTGCTGACCGACCTTATCGACATGTTGAAGGCCCGCCCGCCGCACCGCGTGCCGGGCACGGCCATCTTCCTCACCTCCGACTCCGAAGTGGCACCTGTGGCCCTGATGCACAATCTCAAGCACAACAAGATTTTGCATGAGAAAAACATCATCCTGACGGTCGATACGCGCAACATCCCGCGCGTGCACGAATCCGAGCGCATCACTATTGAAAAGCTGGATGAGGACTTCAAACGGGTCACGGTGCACTATGGCTTCATGGAAAGCCCCAACCTGCCCAAGGCCATGGGTATCTGCCGCAAGCAGGGCCTGAAGTTCGACATCATGGCCACCAGCTTCTTCCTCGGCCGCCGCAGCGTGGTGGCCTCGGCGACGTCGGGTATGCCGCTGTGGCAGGATCGCCTGTTCATCTTCCTGATGCGCAACGCCACCAACCCGACGGAGTTCTTCCATATCCCGCCGGGGCGTGTCGTTGAACTCGGCACCCAAGTCAGTGTATAG
- a CDS encoding DUF2199 domain-containing protein, translating into MFGIKWKCRHCGQAHDDMPVCFGIEAPWRALVSEEAFHSRVELSDSWCVVDNEHFFVRGHIEIPIINHATPLTFSVWSSLSEENFNRRQDRWNDPDRGYDPPSFGWLCSPIRPYDPVLHLPLLVQDREPGIVPLFTVTQIDHTLAVDQRNGITIAQWHKMVLSLLH; encoded by the coding sequence TTGTTCGGCATCAAATGGAAGTGCCGTCATTGCGGCCAGGCACATGATGATATGCCTGTGTGCTTCGGGATTGAGGCACCTTGGCGTGCCTTGGTTTCGGAGGAGGCGTTTCACTCGCGTGTCGAGCTTTCTGACAGTTGGTGCGTCGTGGACAATGAGCATTTTTTTGTCAGAGGGCATATCGAAATCCCTATCATAAATCATGCAACGCCCCTGACCTTCTCGGTCTGGTCCTCACTCAGCGAAGAGAACTTCAATCGTAGGCAAGACCGATGGAACGATCCTGATCGGGGTTATGACCCGCCCAGTTTCGGCTGGTTATGCAGCCCTATCCGTCCTTATGATCCAGTTCTTCACCTTCCGCTTTTGGTTCAGGACCGCGAACCGGGAATTGTGCCACTTTTCACGGTAACACAGATCGACCACACTCTGGCTGTAGATCAGAGAAATGGCATCACCATAGCCCAATGGCATAAGATGGTCCTCTCGCTTCTGCATTAA
- a CDS encoding argininosuccinate synthase — protein MTSPTEKPVKKVVLAYSGGLDTSIILKWLQTEYNAEVVTFTADLGQGEELEPARKKAELLGIKPENIYIEDLREEFVRDFVFPMFRANTVYEGQYLLGTSIARPLIAKKQIEIARKVGADAVCHGATGKGNDQVRFELGYYGLEPDIRVIAPWREWDFASRESLLAFAEQHQIPIAKDKRGDAPFSVDANLLHSSSEGKVLEDPAVEAPEFVYQRTISPEAAPDKAEVFTIDFEKGDPVAINGEALSPAALLTRLNQLGHDNGVGRLDLVENRFVGMKSRGVYETPGGTILLAAHRGIESITLDRGAMHLKDELMPKYASLVYNGFWFSPEREMLQAAIDYSQAKVTGRVTVKLYKGNVTVIGRESPYSLYDQDLVTFEEGKVAYDHRDAAGFIKLNALRLRVAAKRDARDAK, from the coding sequence ATGACCTCCCCTACTGAAAAGCCCGTCAAGAAAGTCGTCCTCGCCTATTCGGGCGGCCTCGACACCTCGATCATTCTGAAGTGGCTTCAGACCGAATATAATGCCGAGGTGGTGACCTTCACCGCCGATCTCGGTCAGGGTGAGGAACTGGAGCCGGCGCGCAAGAAGGCCGAACTGCTCGGCATCAAGCCGGAAAACATCTATATCGAAGACCTGCGCGAAGAGTTTGTGCGCGACTTCGTCTTCCCGATGTTCCGCGCCAACACCGTCTATGAGGGCCAATACCTGCTCGGTACGTCGATCGCGCGTCCGCTGATCGCCAAGAAGCAGATCGAAATTGCTCGCAAGGTCGGTGCTGACGCCGTCTGCCACGGCGCGACGGGCAAGGGTAATGATCAGGTGCGTTTCGAACTGGGCTATTACGGTCTGGAGCCCGATATCCGCGTCATCGCCCCGTGGCGCGAGTGGGATTTTGCGTCGCGCGAATCTCTGCTGGCCTTTGCCGAGCAGCACCAGATCCCCATCGCCAAGGACAAGCGAGGCGACGCGCCCTTCTCGGTCGATGCCAACCTGCTGCACTCTTCGTCCGAGGGCAAGGTGCTGGAAGACCCGGCGGTTGAAGCGCCTGAGTTCGTCTATCAGCGCACCATCTCCCCGGAAGCCGCGCCGGACAAGGCCGAGGTTTTCACCATCGACTTTGAAAAGGGCGATCCGGTCGCTATCAATGGCGAAGCCCTGTCGCCGGCGGCGCTGCTGACGAGGCTGAACCAACTGGGCCACGACAATGGCGTCGGTCGTCTGGACCTCGTCGAAAACCGCTTCGTTGGCATGAAGTCGCGCGGCGTTTATGAAACCCCCGGCGGCACCATCCTGCTGGCGGCGCACCGCGGTATCGAGTCGATCACGCTGGACCGCGGGGCCATGCACCTGAAGGACGAGCTGATGCCGAAATACGCCTCGCTGGTCTATAACGGCTTCTGGTTCTCGCCGGAGCGCGAAATGCTTCAGGCCGCCATCGACTATTCTCAGGCCAAGGTCACCGGTCGTGTAACGGTGAAGCTCTATAAGGGCAATGTCACGGTCATCGGCCGCGAAAGCCCCTACAGCCTCTATGATCAGGACCTCGTGACCTTTGAAGAGGGCAAGGTCGCCTATGATCACCGCGACGCGGCGGGCTTTATCAAGCTCAACGCCCTGCGCCTGCGTGTGGCGGCCAAGCGCGACGCGCGCGACGCCAAGTAA
- a CDS encoding NUDIX hydrolase, translating to MSKIIPLATAVVVDPQRKQALVVRKHGSATFIQPGGKIDANETAIEALRRELREEIGLEIREDEAVYLGHFTAPAVHETGFTVASEAFWIETDKPVCSASEIAEIQWIDPADAPNLPLAPLSKQFMALTVERLK from the coding sequence ATGAGTAAGATCATCCCTCTCGCCACGGCCGTTGTGGTCGATCCGCAGCGCAAACAGGCACTGGTCGTGCGCAAGCACGGCTCAGCGACCTTCATTCAGCCGGGCGGCAAGATAGACGCCAATGAGACGGCCATTGAGGCCTTGCGCCGCGAATTACGCGAAGAAATCGGGCTGGAGATCAGAGAAGACGAAGCTGTCTATCTGGGTCATTTCACGGCTCCGGCTGTCCATGAAACCGGCTTTACGGTCGCGTCGGAAGCCTTCTGGATCGAAACAGACAAACCCGTCTGTTCGGCATCGGAAATCGCGGAAATACAATGGATTGATCCGGCAGATGCGCCGAACCTGCCTTTGGCACCACTCTCAAAACAGTTCATGGCGTTAACCGTGGAACGGCTTAAGTAA